A segment of the Yoonia vestfoldensis genome:
CCCCGTGCTCGAAGATGACCTTGCGGTCGACGATTTCGAATTTCTCGGCCTTGAGCGTTTCGAGGCCGACATCGAGCGTGCCTGCCTGGCGCGCATCTTCGATGATGGCCGAGAGGAACCCGCCGAAGGCCTCGAAGATCGCGTCCTGCATGTCGATGCGGAGCGCGAGGCAACGATTCAGGAACTGCTGGATCGGCGGCAGGGTCTCTTTCATCGTGCCATCCGCTTCATCGAGCGTCAGCCCAGTCATCTCCTGGAATTTCGCATAGGAGCAGGCCTCGATCTTACCCGCACGCAGCTTGTAGAAGAACTGGCGCAGCGCAGCGCGTGCGTAGGGGCTCTCAAGGTTGTCCTCGGCACGGAACATGTTCTGACCGCCGGTCTCGCGCTGTCCCTTGGTGATGGCACCCAGCGTGTCGAGGCGGCGGGCGATGGTGGAGAGAAAGCGCTTCTCGCCCTTCACGTCTGTGGCGACGGGGCGAAAGAGTGGCGGCTGCGCCTGGTTCGTGCGGTTGGTCCTCCCGAGACCCTGAATCGCATTGTCGGCCTTCCACCCGGGCTCCAGGAGGTAATGCACCCGAAGGCGCTGGTTCTTGGCCCCGAGATCGGCGTGGTAGCTGCGCCCGGTGCCACCCGCATCGGAGAAGATCAGGATGCGTTTTGCATCGTCCATGAAGGCCTGGGTTTCGCCGAGGTTGGAGGAGGCGGGGCGGTTCTCGACCTTGAGCCGCCCCTCACGCGTCTTGACGATGCGCCGCTTGCGCCCCGTGACCTCAGCCACTGCATCGCCTCCGAAATGCCAGAGGATCTGGTCGAGCGCGCCCTGCACCGGGGCGAGGGCCCCAAGATGCTCGACAAGATCATCCCGCCGCCGCTCCGCCTCGCGGCAGATGATCGGGTTGCCATCGCAATCGAGGGCGGGGCGCGAGCGCAGATCGCCATTCTCGTCGGTGTAAGGCTCAAAAAGCTGCGTCGGGAAGCTGTGCATCAGGTAGTCCATGATGTTCTCCCTCGGCGTGAAATCGACCTGCAGATCGTCCCAGTCCGAGGAAGGGATCTCTTCAAGGCGGCGTTCCATCACCGCTTCGCTGGTCGAGACCACCTGAATCACGGCCGAGTGCCCTGCTGCAAGGTCCGCCTCGATGGCGCGGATCAGCGAGGGACATTTCATGGCGGTGATGAGATGGTTGAAGAAGCGCTGCTTGTTGCTCTCGAAGGCCGAACGCGCGGCGGATTTCGCTTGGGCGTTCAGCGTGCCGGTCTCAGAAGAAATACCCGAGGCCTGAAGCGCTGCCTCAAGGTTGTTGTGGATGATCTGGTAGGCATCGGCGTAGCTGTCGTATATGGCGACTTGAGCGGGGCTCAGCTCATGGACCAGCATCTCGTATTCGACCCCGGCATAGGAGAGGGACCGCGCCAGATAGAGCCCAAGCGCCTTCAGGTCGCGCGAGATCATCTCCATGGCCGCAATGCCCCCGGCCTCCATCGCGGCGACGAACTCGGCCCGCGTCACGAAGGGGAAATCGCCGGTGCCCCAGAGACCGAGGCGCGAAGCATAGGCAAGATTGCCGACGACTGTGGCACCGGTCGCCGAGACATAGAGAACCCGTGCATCGGGCGCGGCGTTCTGCAGCGCGAGGCCAGCGAGGCCCTGCTGGGACGCCTTCTTGTCGCCGCGGTCGGACTTTTCTCCGGCAGCATTCGCCATGGCATGGCTTTCATCAAAAGCAATGACCCCGTCGAACCCATCGCTGAGCCAGGACGTGACCTGATCGAGGCGGGAGGCTTTGCCCTCACGTTCAGCCGAGCGCAGCGTGGCGTAGGTGACGAAGAGGATGCCCTCGGGCAGGCGGATGTCGCTGCCCTGGCGGAACTTCGAGAGCGGCACGATATCGCTTTCGCGTCCCCCGAGCGCTATCCAGTCGCGACGCGCATCTTCGATGAGCTTGTCGCTCTTCGAGACCCAGACCGCCCGTCGGCGCCCTTTGAGCCAATTATCGAGGATGATACCGGCAACCTGTCGCCCTTTACCGCATCCCGTGCCATCACCCAGAAACCAGCCCTTGCGCAGGCGAAACGCGCCTTCGTCGCCCTCGGCCGCCGCCATCAACTGGCCTTCGATCTCGCCGCGCTTGAACCAGCCCTTGAGATGCGTCTCATGCGCGTTGCCCGCATAGATGACACTTTCCAGCTGCGGCGCAGAAAGAAGGCCGTCCTGAACGAGGTTCTTCGGCAGGATGGGACGATAGGTCGGCACGGGCGGCGGCACCGAGGCCATGGCGGTGGATTGCACCAGCGCGGTCGGATGTTCCGCCGCGCCATCGATCCTGATCGCCTGAAGGTCATAGGCCTCGTAGACCGTGTCCTGCAGCGTGCCGTCGGGTTGGCTCCAAGCCTTCGGCAGGTAGTCGATCGGGGCCGTCGTGATATCGTCAAACGGGTGCCTTGCGCGTTCTTCGGCGAGGGCACGGGTTTCCTTGCGCGCGGCATTGCGCAGGGCCTGCAGGTTGGTGCGGGTCGAAGCGGTCGGAGCCGACAGGGCCGTACTGGTGGGGCAGGGCGAGGGGCTGTGGCGCTGCGGGCAGTGGGTGAGCACTGCGTTGAGAAGGTCGGCGGTGGTCGCGCAGATCGGATGGTAGACGGCCTCGCTTTCGACCGATGCGATCTCATCAGCGCCAGTCGCACGCTTGTCGATCACCGTCAGCCGTGTGTCGATCGTGGTGCCATGCCGCGCAAAGACCTTGCCGTCGATAGCGGCGGAAAATACCACATCGGCGCTTTGTGCGATCCGCTGAAACGTCGACTGAAAGGATTTCGTCGAGGGGCGGAAGCTCTCGCCGGTGATGACGACAAGCCGCCCACCCGGCGCGAGACGCGCTAGGGCGGACAGGACATGTTGGCTGGTGGCCTGCCGGAACCGGCCGTCGACATGGTTGGCCGCAGAAAACGGTGGGTTCATCACGATGACCGAGGGCGTGATCGACCGATCCAGCCGGTCATCGATCGAGGCGGCATCGTGATCCGAGACGACTGCACCGGGGAACAGATGTCCCAGCAGGGCGCGGCGGGTCTCGGCAAGCTCATTCAGCGCCAGGCGAGCGCCTGCAATCTTTGCGAAAATCGCCAGCAGGCCGGTACCGGCCGAAGGCTCGAGCACCAGGTCGTCGTCCCGAAAGCCCGCCGCCTGCGCAACGATGGCCGCGAGGGGCAGAGGGGTCGAGAATTGTTGCAGGCGGACACTGTCTTCAGAGCGCCGCGTGTGGGAGGGGGCCAGACCGGCGAGACGCTCGATCATGGTGAGAAATGCCCGCGGCGCGGATACCTGGCGCTGCATCAGCGCACCGTAGCGCGAAAGCATCAGGATCTGGGCGACCTCTGCGGCTTCGTAAGCATCCTTCCAGATCCAGGAGCCGCTGGTGTCGCTGGCACCGAAGGCTTGCTCCATCGCAGTGCGAAGGGCGGCGGCGTCGATGGACCTGCCCGCCTCGAACAGGGGGACGAGGGCTTTCGCAACCTGCATCAGGTGTTGGGCGAAGCCCGGAGCCTCTGGCAGGGCAGGGGCGTCGGGCTCGGTTGCAAGTTGGACGGAATGGGGGTGAGCGTTCATCGGCAATCTCCGGGGTTTAGGGTTGGCCCCAAGCCCCGCGCGCACTCTCTCACCCGGGAGGGGTCACCCCTCCTGCCCTGCCTCTCGCTCTTTCATGGCAAAGCCCCGGTGCGAATTCGCCCGTTATCAGGACGACCGCAGATGCCTCGGCACGTCCATGGACTGATGCAAGACTCGGATCACGAAGATCCTGTCCGGGTCCACCTCGTAGAACACGAGGTGCCGGCCCGTGATCAGTTTACGCGCACCCTGCAAGAGATCGGAACAGTCAGACCCCATTTGCGGGTTGGCGATGAGACCCTTCAGGGCGCGATCGATATCATCGAGATAGCGGTCCGCCTGCGCCTCGCCCCACTGTCGGTCTGTCTCGACCCAGATATCGACGAGGTCGGATTTTGCCGCCTGAGAGTGATGAATGTCACGCATCAGAAGCGCCAGAGCGGCTCCGCGCGTCGCGCTTGATCTCATCCATGTCAAGCGGACCGGCGTCACCGGATTGTTTGCCCTCCATCAGCGCAACGCGAAGCCGCGCCCGCTGACCTTCCTGCTCCTCCATCAGGCGCAGAGAGGCGCGGATCAACTCGCTGGTTGACCCGTAACGCCCCTCTTTAAGCATCAGGGCGATGAATTCGTCCCAATGGGGGCCAAGTGTGACGCTTGTGCTTGCCATGCTCACCTCCGTAATACGCATGAATAAGATATATGAGTATTGCGGGCGTTTCAACTCGGGGGTGGGCTTGCGCCCTGTTCCGCAGCGGCGGGTCTTTGTACCTCTCGCAAAATCAGAGGATCTACAACCGCCCGCGCCTCGGACAGGCAGTCCAGATCATAGTGCTCGAAGAACCCCCAACAGGCGTCGATCTCTTCACCGTCACGCTCGACGACATAGCCATAAACCCGTCCGCCGAGGTAGGCATCGAAGGTGACGATCTCAGCGCGCAGAATGTCCTTGGCCTTTTCGCGCATCGCCTTGGTGACGCGCTTCGCGCCGAACTCCTTTCGAACCGTTTCGAGCGTTACGTATACAAAGCCAACTTGGCCGGAATCCCACGGACAATGGAACTCGATGGTGTTCATCGCGAGGCCGGAATGGTCGTAGAGGTACACGGGCAAGATGATTGCCTTGCGCTCGGCGCGCTCGCGGAGGCGATCCAGTGAAAGATCGCTCTGATCCGAGACGCCCGCAAGATCGCGCAGGAACGCCTCGGGGCAGTCGAACCGGTGGCTGTCCCCCAGCCGGTATCGGCGGTGCCAACAGATCAGCGCTCCGAGGTTGGACCACTCCCTTGGGTTCTCAGAATCGGGGTCGTGATAGATCTTGATGACGTGGCCTTGGTAGGCCTCCTCGTAGACAGGGTCTTGCATGTCGATATCCTTTCTTGAAACGCAATCGACCCGCCAAGCCGGTTGTGGCGCAGGCGGGTCGAAGTGGATGGGATCCGGTGGTTGGTGAGTTTTCTGGCCGGCGGATCAGGCAGCGGCGCGGTTTTGGCGATGCTGGATGTGCTCGACAGAGACCTTCAGCAGCCAGTCCTCAAAACCGAGAATGGTCTGGTGATTGGAGACCGCCTCGATCCAGACCGCACGCGGATCGCCAACAATCTGCGTAGGATCGTTGTCGATCCGGCCATTGGCCATCCACGGTTCCGGCTGAATGCGGACAAGCCAGTCCGCCAGCGACGGGATCCGTCCCTGGCAGTCCTCGCGCACATGCTGCTCACCGATCCAGCGGATCGGGACGACCCGGCCCGCGCTGTTGGTCAGGCTGCGGCCGAAGTGACGTTCGGCATCATAGATCCCGACTGTATGATGTTTTTGGGCTCTGTGAACAAAGAGACCTAGGTGCTCTTTGGATGAGTCAAACCAGTCATGCACGAACTGATAGTCATCTGGAACACCGCCGAATTTTCGGGCGGAGCTTTCGGCGTGGTGGAGGGGATGTGCCATGTCAGAGCCCCTCGTGTTCGGTGGTGTTGGTTTCGATATAGCGGTTCGAGTGGCTAACATCGATCTTGTCCGTCTCGAGCGCCCAGGTCAGCTCGCCATAACCGCCCTCGTTGTTCTCGAATCCGGGGCTCAGCGCATAGGCGAAATCCCAACCAAAATCTTCAACCCGGCGTCGCAACTCTTCTGTCAGCGTGATCGTGTCGGGTGTCACGACGACATCCTCGACATTGCCGGAATCGCCGTAGCCTTCATATTGCACCTCGATGCTGGTCACGCCGAAGGCACGCAGCTCGGAGAGAAGGGCAGCGCGAGTCTCGCCCCGCTCTTCGGATGCGCGTCTCTGGGATTCGAGCATCTGTGCGTAGAAATCAGTCGCTTGTGTCATGTCTTTTTGTCCTTTGGAATTGGGAGAGGGGAGGGCGACCGTTACGCGAGGCCGCCCCGGAGTTTCCTTTGGGGGGCTTCAGGCCGCAGCGTCGCCGCGGTTTTCAGCCGTCCGGTCAACCAGGTTGAAATACAGATTCTCGGTCGCGCGCTTGAACCCCGGCGGTTTGCGCGGGGCGAGGCAACGCACCGAAGCACTGCAACTCTCACCATGCTCCATTGCGAACTGCGTCACCTTGTCGATCAAATCGTCCATGCCCGCGGCCTGGACGCGCTTTTCGGGGTAGGTCGCCATCATATGGAACTGGGTAACAACGAAGGCGCCGTCACGATGCGCGGGATAGAGGGTGATCTGGTAATCGAGTGTCTTGGCCATCTCTGGTCTCCTGCAGCAGGCCGGACGCGATCATCGCGCCCCTTGAAACCCGCCAGCCCGAAAGGACCGCCCTTTATGCAAGGACGGCCCGGGGCGGCGATTGGGGGTGGAGGGCGTCAGTATTCCGACGGGAGAAGCAAGGTCAGCACGCGACGCGTCTGTTTCGGGTCGGAAGGCTCAGGCGAGCCGTACTGATAATCGACGTCGTACAAGTCGATCTTGAACCAAACCTTCGTGCCATTGAATTCGATGACCCCCATCTCGTGCAATCCCTGCGGGTCACTGTCGGCATTGAAACCGTCAAACGCGGCAACACGACGGTTGAGATCCAGTTGGGCGTCGGGCCCAAGCGCCGCGACGCCGCGTGTCATCACGAACTGGCCCTGCGGGGCATCGGCGACGAGCGTATTGCCAAATATGGAACGCCGAAACGTGTCATTCTGGGCGGCAATGCGTGCGGCTTCCTGGACGGGATCGAGGTCGAGTGTGGTGGTCATGGGATATCTCCGGGACGGGCCAGCCGATCCGATATCGGCTGTAGGCAACCCGCCAGCCGGAAAGGGCCGCCCTCGATGTGAGGACGGCCCAAAGTTCATGTCGTGATCAGACCGATGTTTGCTTCGTCAGGCCGCATCCCCGCTGAGAAATGCGGGCAAGGACGATGGTTCATTGCTCTCCGCCTCGGCCAAAGCCTCTGCGGCGGGCACGGCGCCTTCCTCCGCCTCGGGCGTATCGCCAATCGTTTTGGCGTCGACCTCCGTCGCACCGGCAAACACCATCCCCTCGGGCAGCCAGCGCGTTGTCTTTGCAACCGTCGCGGCGTCGAAACCTTCCGTCTCGCCGGACGTTTCCGCGAAAGCCCGCTCCATCGCGGCCGCGAGATCGCCCTTTCGCTCACGATTGCGATCCTCGGCGTAGTCGTCGCCGATCATCTTGCGCGCCGTGGCCACTGCATGGCCCTTGTTGACCCGACCCCAGTAGTTCTGCGCGGTCGGGCGCCAGCAGGCCGCCACATCGACATCGAGCCGCGCGCCGATTTCCTCGATGATCGGAGAGGGGCGATTGTCGGACGAAAGCTGCGGCTTGACCGCCAGACCCGTCGCCCAGGCGAAAAGCGCCTGTTTGTCCGCGATCGGCAGAGCTGACATTGCCCGGAAGTCATCGGGTTTCTCGAGCTTCATCCAGTCGGTGGCGAGGTCCTGCTCCAGCGCCTCAAGCATCTTCTGGGCGACAGTGTCGGCATGCAGCACCTCGCGGTTTTGCGCCTGGAAAGGACGAACCGAGATGTCGAGCGCCTCGTTGTTATAGGACCGCCCCAAAGCCTGCTCGCAGAGTGCGTAGAGCATCGCGTCGAACGCCACCTCGAAATCCGCCGCCAGATGCGCCCGCAGGATGTGCTGGCGCGTCGCGCGAAGATCGTCGGCGAGGCTTGCAGAAATCCCATCGGCTTTGCGCAACGTCGCGGCCGGGTCGGAGCTCGGCACCGGCGTAGAGGAGGTCGGCGGCGTCACTTGTGGGCGGGCAGGGGAGGGGGAGCCATCCGCATATCCGGTGGTCTCGTCAGGTTCGGGCGCAGCAGGAATATCCTCCGGTCGCACTAGGCCTTTCTCGACCCGAAGCGCCCCGTCATGACCGATGGTCAGAACGACACCGGCGATAGCGCGATCTTCGTCTGCGTAAGGTTGCCGTTCGCGCTGAAGGGCCTCGATCTCACGCAGGCGCGACTCGATGGCGTAGTATTCCTCCGTTTCGGCGTCGGTCCAATCCTCGCCGTCATTCTGCGCCGCCAGTTCTTCCTCGCGCGCGATGAGGCGCTCTTCCTCGGCAAGCAGGTCCGGATCCGGGTCGATGTCCTGCGGATAGACCCGCCCGAAACTGCGGAACGCTCCGTAATCCACCGAGAGATGCACCTCGACCCATTTCCAATCCGCGTTGAAGGGTTTGGCCGCGGTCTGCAGCTTCTCAATAGCGAGGCGTTCTAGAAGCTCGGGGTTCTCCATATGAGCGCTGGCACGATCATCGAAGAGGTCGCGCAGGAGAACCCCACCCGCCGCCTCATAGGCCTCGATGCCGACAAAGCGCCCAAGCGCCGAGTTCGCCGAATGTGCGGCCCCGGTCAGCTGACGTTTGATGCTCTGCGGATGGATGTGATAGCCGCCCTTCACGGCGTTCCAGACCGCGAGCTGGCGGTCATGGTCGTCGGTCAGCGTGAAAGCCATCACGCATTCGAGGGTCAGATCACCGGCACGAAACTGCTCGATGATTTCGGGTGCGACACGGGCGAGTTTGAGGCGACGGCGCACCAGGTCGACGGAGACGCCGAATTTGAGCGCAATCTCGTCTTCGCTGCGACCCTCGCCGATCATCTTGTCGAAGGCCTCGAACTGGTCTGCCGGATGCATCGCCGCGCGCTGGAGGTTTTCTGTGGCCGAGGTAAGGATGGCGTTGCGCTCGTCCTCGACAAGGCAGGGCACTGGATGATCAGCGGGGATCACACCGTCCTCGGCGAGTTGTTTCAGCGCCTTGAGGCGACGACCGCCTGCGTCGACGGCAAAACGTGTCTCGGAAAGTGCGTGAACCACCAGGTTCTGCTTGATTCCCGTCTCGCGGATGCTCGCAAGAATCTCGGCATCGTCGCTGGCGCTTGCGGCCACCTTGCGGACGTTGAGTGGGCTCGGCTCCAGCTTGTCGAGCGGGATCATCCGGATGTCGGCACCGCCGTCAGGCGCGGCCGATCCAACGGCTTCGGTCTTTTTTGAGGTGGTGGGATTCGGGCGGGTCGTGGTCTTGGCCATGGTCAGGGTCCTTGTCTCGCCGGACCCGGATGAGCCTCTCTCTATCCTTTCAAGCCCGGCACCCGGGCTTCCCTTTCTCTGGCTTTCACTGTGCGTTGACCTCATCCGCTGACCTTCGTCTCTGGCCGCGGCTTTTCAAAATGCCATTCTTGAAGGCCAGATAGAAATTTGCACTCGGTCACACGCAAACGGGGCGAAAAACCTCTTTGATTACAGGCGGCAACCTCAAAGGTTGCTAGCTCACTGTTTGATTTTCCGAACCCACTTCCGCGAGCAAAATCTGCCGAATTGAGCTTTCAATTTTGACTTTTCCAAATGTTGAAGCATCTCGGAAAACTGACTTCGTTTCGCATTCGAAGCAAATCAAGTCATGCTGACGGCCGACAACTTTTAGACCAACTGAACTTTCCCCGACATGGACCACATAGACCTCGCATGCTAGGTTCGCGCCTGCTTTCACCGGCGCATGGAATTGTAGGTCCATAGAGACAAAAGGCATGGCCGTGTTTCTTTCCGTGAGTAGAAAAAGCCAGCCCCGGCCTGAAAGCAAATCGTCCCAGAAAGTCTCGATCGCTTCCAGCGCGAAATTCGTGATCCGGCCAGTAAAGGCGATTCCCAGCTGGTCACAGTCGCCAAAGAAAATCCTGCGTTCGAAGGCAAATCGTGGTTTAAATTCTGTTTCTGGTACATTCATTGCAGCGTTACGGGCTCAACATTTCTTTGTCTCTGGTGCGTGACAGCGATAGGAAGGAATAGTTTTCCGGTAATTATGCCATGCGCCGGAATTCGGCGGGGGTCGCGCCTGTCATTTTTCGAAAAGTTCGACTAAAATGACTCTGATCTGCAAAACCGCAGTCAAGCGCGACCACTTTCAGGGGGGCATTACCCTTTCTCAGCATCTCCTGGGCCTTCGATATTCGCTTGCGCAAAACATATGCATACGGTGCCAACCCAAACTCCGCCTTGAACTGACGCGAAAAGTGAAACTGGCTGAAACCGATAGATGCGGCCATGTCTTCCAGACTGAGGTTTTCACCTAAGCAGCTTTCAACGAGATCGATGATTCTCTGCCTTTGAGCAGGGCTGAAGTTCGAGTTTGCGTCGCTGGTCAAAGAGACCTTGGCGTACTGACGCAGAAGGTGAACGGCGATCTGGATGCGCAGGGCGTCGATGATCAATCTCTGGCCGATTCCACCGTTCTTTAGCTCATTCTCTAGCAATTGGATGCAGTTCAGGATACAGGGGTCCTTCGCAGACAGACAATCATTGATCTCAATGGACTTCGGGTCACGATCAAAGACCGAAAGGGCCGTGTTTTCGAGTTCACTGTGACTGAGATAGACGTGTCTAACCGTGATAGGCTCGGACCAACTCCAAGTGGATTCCTCTGCACGCGTGAGCAAGGAAATCCTACCTTTCTCTACGCGCGCGCTTTGCCATGGGCCGCCACTCGTGCGGCGCATAGTGGTTGGCGCGCCATCATATGCAACAATCATATAGTCGCGCATGGGGGGAATTGCCGCGTCTTGTCGCTCATAACGATAGCCCTTCAGGGTAATGCCGTTCCAGTTGCACCCGGAACTGTCCAACGTAGTCGTGCCGGGAATCCATTCGGGTATCCGGTCCGGTGATATGAGCAGTCTTTCCATCTTGGCCTCCCTGAACTTTTTCACGATCGTCCGCTTGAGCTGAAATTTCGGCTTAGGTCGTCTCGCGCATCCGCGGTTCTTCTCGAACGATATTCGCTTGAGTCAATCTATCGATTTCAGCTTCTGTCAGTCCAGCCTCGCGAAGCAACTGCCTACTATGCTGCCCGAAGCGAGGCGGTGCCGCGCGAACCGCTCCGGGGGTACGCGACAAGCGTGCTGGCACGCCGGTGCCGCGGTAGGTGCCAACTGATACCACCATGCCGCGATGTCGGGTATGTGGATGCTCCAACGCTTCATTCACATTCCGAACGACTCCAGCGGGAATCCCAGCTTTCAAAAGCACCGGCTCAAGTTCGAAGGCGTCATGTTGCACTAGGCACTCTGACAAGACCTCCGTCATCTCTGACCGATGTGCAAGACGCGCGGCATTGTCGGTAAATCGTGGATCGCAGGGCACCTCAGGTAGGCCGAGCACGTCACAGAGTTTTGCGAACTGACCATTGTTACCGATAGCTAAATAGAGTTTGCCATTACTTGTTTCGAACATGTCGTATGGTACGATATTTGGATGCCCATTGCCGGTCGCCAATGGTATCTGTCCGGACATGAGGGAATTAGCCGCTTGCGGATGCATCATGCTGATCGCGCAATCATATAGCGGCACTTCGATGGCTTGG
Coding sequences within it:
- a CDS encoding type II toxin-antitoxin system RelE/ParE family toxin, giving the protein MRDIHHSQAAKSDLVDIWVETDRQWGEAQADRYLDDIDRALKGLIANPQMGSDCSDLLQGARKLITGRHLVFYEVDPDRIFVIRVLHQSMDVPRHLRSS
- a CDS encoding type II toxin-antitoxin system ParD family antitoxin, whose translation is MASTSVTLGPHWDEFIALMLKEGRYGSTSELIRASLRLMEEQEGQRARLRVALMEGKQSGDAGPLDMDEIKRDARSRSGASDA
- a CDS encoding DUF6915 family protein — protein: MAHPLHHAESSARKFGGVPDDYQFVHDWFDSSKEHLGLFVHRAQKHHTVGIYDAERHFGRSLTNSAGRVVPIRWIGEQHVREDCQGRIPSLADWLVRIQPEPWMANGRIDNDPTQIVGDPRAVWIEAVSNHQTILGFEDWLLKVSVEHIQHRQNRAAA
- a CDS encoding DUF6878 family protein; this translates as MTQATDFYAQMLESQRRASEERGETRAALLSELRAFGVTSIEVQYEGYGDSGNVEDVVVTPDTITLTEELRRRVEDFGWDFAYALSPGFENNEGGYGELTWALETDKIDVSHSNRYIETNTTEHEGL
- a CDS encoding DUF3768 domain-containing protein; its protein translation is MTTTLDLDPVQEAARIAAQNDTFRRSIFGNTLVADAPQGQFVMTRGVAALGPDAQLDLNRRVAAFDGFNADSDPQGLHEMGVIEFNGTKVWFKIDLYDVDYQYGSPEPSDPKQTRRVLTLLLPSEY
- a CDS encoding ParB/RepB/Spo0J family partition protein, producing MAKTTTRPNPTTSKKTEAVGSAAPDGGADIRMIPLDKLEPSPLNVRKVAASASDDAEILASIRETGIKQNLVVHALSETRFAVDAGGRRLKALKQLAEDGVIPADHPVPCLVEDERNAILTSATENLQRAAMHPADQFEAFDKMIGEGRSEDEIALKFGVSVDLVRRRLKLARVAPEIIEQFRAGDLTLECVMAFTLTDDHDRQLAVWNAVKGGYHIHPQSIKRQLTGAAHSANSALGRFVGIEAYEAAGGVLLRDLFDDRASAHMENPELLERLAIEKLQTAAKPFNADWKWVEVHLSVDYGAFRSFGRVYPQDIDPDPDLLAEEERLIAREEELAAQNDGEDWTDAETEEYYAIESRLREIEALQRERQPYADEDRAIAGVVLTIGHDGALRVEKGLVRPEDIPAAPEPDETTGYADGSPSPARPQVTPPTSSTPVPSSDPAATLRKADGISASLADDLRATRQHILRAHLAADFEVAFDAMLYALCEQALGRSYNNEALDISVRPFQAQNREVLHADTVAQKMLEALEQDLATDWMKLEKPDDFRAMSALPIADKQALFAWATGLAVKPQLSSDNRPSPIIEEIGARLDVDVAACWRPTAQNYWGRVNKGHAVATARKMIGDDYAEDRNRERKGDLAAAMERAFAETSGETEGFDAATVAKTTRWLPEGMVFAGATEVDAKTIGDTPEAEEGAVPAAEALAEAESNEPSSLPAFLSGDAA
- a CDS encoding acyl-CoA thioesterase gives rise to the protein MNVPETEFKPRFAFERRIFFGDCDQLGIAFTGRITNFALEAIETFWDDLLSGRGWLFLLTERNTAMPFVSMDLQFHAPVKAGANLACEVYVVHVGESSVGLKVVGRQHDLICFECETKSVFRDASTFGKVKIESSIRQILLAEVGSENQTVS
- a CDS encoding helix-turn-helix domain-containing protein; the protein is MERLLISPDRIPEWIPGTTTLDSSGCNWNGITLKGYRYERQDAAIPPMRDYMIVAYDGAPTTMRRTSGGPWQSARVEKGRISLLTRAEESTWSWSEPITVRHVYLSHSELENTALSVFDRDPKSIEINDCLSAKDPCILNCIQLLENELKNGGIGQRLIIDALRIQIAVHLLRQYAKVSLTSDANSNFSPAQRQRIIDLVESCLGENLSLEDMAASIGFSQFHFSRQFKAEFGLAPYAYVLRKRISKAQEMLRKGNAPLKVVALDCGFADQSHFSRTFRKMTGATPAEFRRMA
- a CDS encoding CaiB/BaiF CoA transferase family protein, coding for MAGSLDGIKVVDLSRVLGGPYCTQMLADHGAEVIKVEPPLGDETRSWGPPFNDELSAYFSGANRNKRSIAIDLQQPEGRDLILRFLQDADVLVHNFKSGTLEKWGLGYADVLRARFPRLVLCHVTGFGSDGPLGGFPGYDAVVQAMTGLMSINGNPSDGPTRMGTPIVDIGTGLIACNAILAALLERGGSGLGQAIEVPLYDCAISMMHPQAANSLMSGQIPLATGNGHPNIVPYDMFETSNGKLYLAIGNNGQFAKLCDVLGLPEVPCDPRFTDNAARLAHRSEMTEVLSECLVQHDAFELEPVLLKAGIPAGVVRNVNEALEHPHTRHRGMVVSVGTYRGTGVPARLSRTPGAVRAAPPRFGQHSRQLLREAGLTEAEIDRLTQANIVREEPRMRETT